Sequence from the Bacillota bacterium genome:
GGGACAGACAAATGGTTATTGCCGCCGTCAATGTGGTCTTACCATGGTCTACGTGACCGATGGTTCCAATGTTTACGTGCGGTTTGTTGCGCTCAAATTTTGCCTTGGCCATTTTATTTTCCTCCTTACGACCACTTAATCAATCTGTGAAAATGTTACACACTTTTAAGCTATTTCCATATTTCTACATTTTCATGCATCATTGGTATTCTATAAGCTTGCTCAAATTCCTGCCTAGTTTTTTAAAAAAAAACACCGTCCCATTTACAAAATAGGATCAGTGCTTAATTTGGTAGCGGAGCAGGGACTTGAACCCCGGACTCCACGGGTATGAACCGTGTGCTCTAACCAGCTGAGCTACTCCGCCACATGGAGCCACTAACCGGGTTTGAACCGGTGACCTCATCCTTACCAAGGATGCGCTCTACCTGCTGAGCTATAGCGGCATTTGGTTGCGGGGGAGGGATTTGAACCCACGACCTTCGGGTTATGAGCCCGACGAGCTACCAACTGCTCCACCCCGCGTCAACTATTAGCCTATGAAATATTATACTTCATTTCTCCCAAAGGTTGTACGCAAAGCAATCTTACCACTACATTATACTCTTTATCAAGTAATTATATTTATCTTAGTAATTTAAAGAACTGGTTGCGGGGGAGGGATTTGAACCCACGACCTTCGGGTTATGAGCCCGACGAGCTACCAACTGCTCCACCCCGCGTCACTATTAAGCCTATGAACTATTATACTGCATCTCTCCAAAGGTTGTTCGCAAAGCAATCTTACCACTACATTATACTCTTTATCAAGTAATTATATTTATCTTAGTAATTTAAAGAACTGGTTGCGGGAGAGGGATTTGAACCCACGACCTTCGGGTTATGAGCCCGACGAGCTACCAACTGCTCCACCCCGCGTCAGCAAGAACTATTGTACCATATACTTAACATTCGTTTCAAGCTTTAAAGTTTGGAAATTGTTTTTTGGTGGAGGGGGCAGGATTCGAACCTGCGAAGGCGACAGCCGGCAGATTTACAGTCTGCTCCCTTTGGCCACTCGGGAACCCCTCCGTTTATTGATGGAGCCGGCGATGGGACTCGAACCCGCAACCTGCTGATTACAAGTCAGCTGCTCTTCCAATTGAGCTACGCCGGCATGGCACAAGATTTATTATACGTTAGGGATAAGTTGTTGTCAACAGCAATTTGTTGTAAATTTATGGCGACTGAAGGGCCTGGACACCTCTTCCAGATATTCAGACCTTCAGTCGCACGAGCAAGATCGAACTATGCCTCTCGTTTTTCAAGGTAGCGCTCCAACTTTCTTTTCACGCGCTGCAGTGCATTGTCAATTGATTTCACATGGCGGTCAAGGTCTTCCGCAATCTCTTGGTATGACTTACCCTCAAGATAGGACATCAGCACTTGCCATTCCAGGGAGCTTAATATTTCGCTCATTTTTTCTTCTATATCATCAAACTCTTCTTGACTTACTATTAATTCCTCAGGGTCGGTGACTTTAGAGCCGGATATCACATCCAAGAGGGTTCGGTCAGAATCCTCGTCGTAAATGGGCTTGTTCAGTGATACATAGGAATTTAAAGGTATATGCTTTTGCCGCGTTGCTGTTTTAATAGCCGTAATAATCTGCCTTGTTATACAAAGCTCTGCAAAAGCCCTAAAAGATGATAACTTGTCCATACGAAAATCCCGTATGGCCTTGTAAAGTCCAATCATACCTTCTTGTATTATATCTTCCCTATCTGCGCCAATTAAAAAATAGGAACGGGCTTTAGCACGAACAAAATTCTTATATTTATTTATTAAGAATTCCTGTGCTATGTTATCTCCTGAACGGGCAAACTCGACAACTTCTTCGTCTACCATTACTTGAAGGTCTTCAACAACGTCCCTTTGGGCGCTTAGACTCAACAATATCCCCCCCGCCAATTTTCCCTAACTCAATAATATATTGAAAAATCAACTAACTACCTAGTTTACAAGCTATATTATAAATGACTTGTGAAAGGCTCGTCAAGCAAAAAAGAAACCTGCCCTCATTTTTTGCGCCGACGCCACTGCTCTAACATTTCGCGCATGTGTTCTGCCAACCGGTCTTCCAAGTAATTATCTGTAGGAGGCCTTTTTTCGGACCACTTCTTTTCCTTCTCGCGGCATTGTTCAATGCGCTGCTGCAAATCCTTGGGAGTCAAACGATAAGCACCCCGGCCAAAAATAAACCGCTGTTCATCATAATCGGACGTTACTACATACACCCTTCCCAGGTTAATTAATTCACCTACCATTTTTTCAATGACGGCATCGGCGGTTTCACCTTCCCGGGTATATATAACGCGCACGCCATCTTTTTCTTCGGTATGTTCTATACCGCTTTTGACCTGGTGAGCGTCAAAGACTACGAATACATGTGAGTTATTATGGGCGGAAAAATTGACCAAAGTATCCACCAATTTATCCCGGGCATGCTCCAGATTTTCATTTTTCATCTTGTCCAGATAAGGCCAGGCATAAATAATATTATACCCGTCCACCACCAAGTATTCCTCCATTTTTTAATCCCTTCTTCTTTGCCGCAGCACTTCGTACAACAGTAAGGCTACAGCTACCGAAGCATTGAGCGAACCTACCCGGCCGGCCATGGGCATTTGCACTAAAAAGTCGCACTTACTCCGGATAAGCCTGCTCAGCCCTTTATCTTCGCCTCCTACAACAATGGCCAGGGGAACATTAAAGTCTGCATCCCAGTAAATCTGCTCACCCGTACCATGAGCACCGGCAATCCAAAAACCTTTTTCCTTTAAATAGTCCATAGTCCTGACCATGTTTGTTACCCGCGCCACCGGCACATACTCAACCGCCCCTGCGGATGTTTTAGCAACCGCAGAAGTAAGTGCCACAGCACGGCGACGAGGAATAACGACCCCGTCCACACCCGCTGCATCTGCAGTACGCAGTATAGCGCCCAGATTGCGCGGATCGTTGATTTCGTCAAGCAGCACCAAGAGCGGGAACCGGCCGGCCGCCTTTCCCACCACAAGGTCATCTAAATCAGCATATTCTTTAGCCGCTGCCACGGCTACCACACCCTGGTGGTTGCCCCCCTG
This genomic interval carries:
- a CDS encoding NYN domain-containing protein, which translates into the protein MEEYLVVDGYNIIYAWPYLDKMKNENLEHARDKLVDTLVNFSAHNNSHVFVVFDAHQVKSGIEHTEEKDGVRVIYTREGETADAVIEKMVGELINLGRVYVVTSDYDEQRFIFGRGAYRLTPKDLQQRIEQCREKEKKWSEKRPPTDNYLEDRLAEHMREMLEQWRRRKK
- the sigH gene encoding RNA polymerase sporulation sigma factor SigH, which encodes MSLSAQRDVVEDLQVMVDEEVVEFARSGDNIAQEFLINKYKNFVRAKARSYFLIGADREDIIQEGMIGLYKAIRDFRMDKLSSFRAFAELCITRQIITAIKTATRQKHIPLNSYVSLNKPIYDEDSDRTLLDVISGSKVTDPEELIVSQEEFDDIEEKMSEILSSLEWQVLMSYLEGKSYQEIAEDLDRHVKSIDNALQRVKRKLERYLEKREA
- the rlmB gene encoding 23S rRNA (guanosine(2251)-2'-O)-methyltransferase RlmB, with amino-acid sequence MSRALIGRNPVKEALKADQPLNKIYISQKLSSGSAGEIKAMAKERGIPVQAVEKQRLDQLAQGGNHQGVVAVAAAKEYADLDDLVVGKAAGRFPLLVLLDEINDPRNLGAILRTADAAGVDGVVIPRRRAVALTSAVAKTSAGAVEYVPVARVTNMVRTMDYLKEKGFWIAGAHGTGEQIYWDADFNVPLAIVVGGEDKGLSRLIRSKCDFLVQMPMAGRVGSLNASVAVALLLYEVLRQRRRD